The Hydrogenophaga crocea genome contains a region encoding:
- the nuoK gene encoding NADH-quinone oxidoreductase subunit NuoK, producing the protein MNHLGLGHFLAVGAILFAISVVGIFLNRKNLIVLLMAIELMLLAVNMNFVAFSHFLGDLHGQVFVFFILTVAAAESAIGLAILVLLFRNKSSISVEELNTLKG; encoded by the coding sequence ATGAACCACCTGGGCCTGGGCCACTTCCTCGCGGTCGGCGCGATCCTGTTCGCGATCTCCGTTGTCGGCATCTTCCTCAACCGCAAGAACCTGATCGTGCTGCTCATGGCCATCGAGCTCATGCTGCTCGCGGTCAACATGAACTTCGTGGCCTTCTCCCACTTCCTGGGCGATCTGCACGGCCAGGTGTTCGTGTTCTTCATTCTCACCGTGGCAGCGGCCGAATCGGCCATCGGCCTCGCCATCCTCGTGCTGCTGTTCCGCAACAAGTCGTCGATCAGCGTCGAAGAACTCAACACGCTCAAGGGCTGA
- the nuoL gene encoding NADH-quinone oxidoreductase subunit L — protein MSNTLSASTLLAVPLAPLVGSAVAGILGTAFGGNVIGRRASHGATILGVLVAFILSAMTLSDVIGGARFNQTIYEWMVIGGLKMEIGFLVDGLTAMMMVVVTFVSLMVHLYTIGYMADDEGYNRFFAYISLFTFSMLMLVMSNNLLQLFFGWEAVGLVSYLLIGFWFNKPSAIFANMKAFLVNRVGDFGFILGIGLIVAYAGTMNYTEIFAKAGELGALGFPGTSWMLVTVICICLFIGAMGKSAQFPLHVWLPDSMEGPTPISALIHAATMVTAGIFMVARMSPLFELSDTALNFVMVIGAITALFMGFLGIIQNDIKRVVAYSTLSQLGYMTVALGASAYSVAVFHLMTHAFFKALLFLAAGSVIMGLHHNQDIRWMGGVRKYMPITWITSLLGTLALIGTPLFSGFYSKDSIIEAVHFSNLPGAGFAHFAVLAGVFVTSFYSFRLYFLVFHGQERYDQNPDAHHDDHHDDHGHGHGDGKPHESPWVVTLPLVLLAVPSVFIGFFTITPLVFGDFFRDAITVNAAAHPALTEFAKIFHGPLAMAAHALSTPPLYLALAGAVSAWYCYLVNPAVPAAIGRALKPLITILENKYYLDWFNENVLARGARALGVGLWKGGDRGVIEGGVVNASWKLVGLISSVVRRFQTGYLYHYALMMLVGIMLFMTYFVWLAK, from the coding sequence ATGAGCAACACGCTTTCCGCTTCCACGCTGCTGGCCGTGCCGCTCGCGCCCCTGGTGGGCTCGGCCGTGGCCGGCATCCTGGGCACGGCCTTCGGCGGCAACGTCATCGGCCGCCGCGCCTCGCACGGGGCCACCATCCTCGGTGTGCTCGTGGCCTTCATCCTGTCGGCCATGACGCTGTCCGACGTGATCGGCGGCGCGCGCTTCAACCAGACCATCTACGAGTGGATGGTGATCGGCGGTCTCAAGATGGAGATCGGCTTCCTGGTCGACGGGCTGACCGCGATGATGATGGTGGTGGTCACCTTCGTCTCGCTCATGGTGCACCTCTACACCATCGGCTACATGGCAGACGACGAGGGCTACAACCGCTTCTTCGCCTACATCTCGCTGTTCACCTTCTCCATGCTCATGCTGGTCATGAGCAACAACCTGCTGCAGCTGTTCTTCGGCTGGGAAGCGGTGGGTCTGGTGTCGTACCTGCTGATCGGCTTCTGGTTCAACAAGCCCTCGGCCATCTTCGCCAACATGAAGGCCTTCCTGGTCAACCGCGTGGGCGACTTCGGCTTCATCCTCGGCATCGGCCTGATCGTGGCCTACGCCGGCACCATGAACTACACCGAGATCTTCGCCAAGGCCGGCGAACTCGGCGCCCTGGGCTTCCCGGGCACCAGCTGGATGCTGGTCACCGTGATCTGCATCTGCCTGTTCATCGGCGCCATGGGCAAGAGCGCGCAGTTCCCGCTGCACGTGTGGCTGCCCGATTCCATGGAAGGCCCGACCCCCATCTCGGCGCTGATCCACGCCGCCACCATGGTGACGGCCGGCATCTTCATGGTCGCGCGCATGAGCCCGCTGTTCGAACTCTCGGACACCGCGCTGAACTTCGTCATGGTCATCGGCGCGATCACCGCGCTGTTCATGGGCTTCCTGGGCATCATCCAGAACGACATCAAGCGCGTGGTCGCGTATTCCACGCTCTCGCAGCTGGGCTACATGACCGTGGCGCTCGGCGCCTCGGCCTACTCGGTCGCGGTGTTCCACCTGATGACGCACGCCTTCTTCAAGGCGCTGCTGTTCCTGGCCGCGGGCTCGGTGATCATGGGCCTGCACCACAACCAGGACATCCGCTGGATGGGTGGCGTGCGCAAATACATGCCCATCACCTGGATCACCTCGCTGCTGGGCACGCTCGCGCTGATCGGCACGCCGCTGTTCTCGGGCTTCTACTCGAAGGACTCGATCATCGAGGCGGTGCACTTCAGCAACCTGCCCGGCGCCGGCTTCGCGCACTTCGCGGTGCTCGCCGGTGTGTTCGTGACCTCGTTCTACTCGTTCCGCCTGTACTTCCTGGTCTTCCATGGCCAGGAGCGCTACGACCAGAACCCCGACGCGCACCACGATGACCACCACGACGACCACGGCCACGGCCATGGCGACGGCAAGCCGCACGAGTCGCCCTGGGTCGTGACGCTGCCGCTGGTGCTGCTGGCCGTGCCTTCGGTGTTCATCGGCTTCTTCACCATCACCCCGCTGGTGTTCGGCGACTTCTTCCGCGACGCCATCACGGTGAACGCTGCGGCCCACCCCGCGCTCACCGAGTTCGCCAAGATCTTCCACGGCCCGCTGGCCATGGCCGCGCACGCGCTGAGCACGCCGCCGCTGTACCTGGCCCTGGCCGGCGCGGTGAGCGCCTGGTACTGCTACCTCGTGAATCCCGCGGTGCCGGCCGCCATCGGCCGCGCGCTCAAGCCCCTCATCACCATCCTCGAGAACAAGTACTACCTCGACTGGTTCAACGAGAACGTGCTCGCCCGTGGCGCGCGCGCCCTCGGCGTGGGCCTGTGGAAGGGCGGCGACCGGGGCGTCATCGAAGGCGGCGTGGTCAACGCGAGCTGGAAGCTCGTGGGCCTGATCTCGTCCGTGGTGCGTCGCTTCCAGACCGGCTACCTCTACCACTACGCGCTCATGATGCTGGTGGGGATCATGCTGTTCATGACGTACTTCGTCTGGCTCGCGAAATAA
- the nuoG gene encoding NADH-quinone oxidoreductase subunit NuoG, which translates to MVEIELDGQKVEVPPGSMVMHAAEKAGTYIPHFCYHKKLSIAANCRMCLVEVEKAPKPMPACATPVTQGMVVRTQSDKAVKAQKSVMEFLLINHPLDCPICDQGGECQLQDLAVGYGGSGSRYQEEKRVVFHKNVGPLISMQEMSRCIHCTRCVRFGQEIAGVMELGMSHRGEHAEIETFVGQSVDSELSGNMIDICPVGALTSKPFRYQARTWELSRRKSVSPHDSTGANLVVQVKNHQVMRVVPLENEAVNECWIADRDRFSYEALNGPDRLTQPMLKQGGEWKTVDWQTALEYVGEGLRQIQAEHGANAIGLLASPHSTLEELALAGALVRGLGSANIDSRLRAADFGNAAPAHSARWLGLPIAELSTLQRVLVVGSNLRKDHPLFAQRLRQAVRHGAQLSALIAAEADWAIKRRHTLLADSRQWVGALAGIAASVAAEKGVSAPVAAEVNDTHRAIAASLLGGERKAVLLGNAAAHHEKASSLLALANFIAEHTGASVGYLGEAANTVGAQLAGALPGQGGLNAAQMLGGAVKGALLLNVEAQDTALGLDGLQKAEMVVTLSPFKTNLEVSDVLLPIAPFTETSGSFVNAEGRLQSFHAVVRPLGDTRPGWKVLRVLGNLMRLPGFDADSSQAVLAKALPGVEQGALVPAARLDNRSQATIDTTPAQTEPVVASIYQLDALVRRAPALQLTADARRARAEEGAAA; encoded by the coding sequence ATGGTTGAAATCGAACTCGACGGCCAGAAGGTCGAAGTGCCCCCGGGCAGCATGGTCATGCATGCGGCCGAGAAGGCGGGCACCTACATCCCCCACTTCTGCTACCACAAGAAGCTCTCGATCGCGGCCAACTGCCGCATGTGCCTGGTCGAGGTGGAGAAGGCGCCCAAGCCCATGCCCGCCTGCGCCACACCGGTGACGCAGGGCATGGTCGTGCGCACGCAGAGCGACAAGGCCGTCAAGGCCCAGAAGTCGGTGATGGAGTTCCTGCTCATCAACCACCCGCTCGACTGCCCCATCTGCGACCAGGGCGGCGAATGCCAGCTGCAGGACCTGGCCGTGGGCTACGGCGGTTCGGGCTCGCGCTACCAGGAAGAAAAGCGCGTCGTCTTCCACAAGAACGTGGGCCCGCTGATCTCCATGCAGGAGATGAGCCGCTGCATCCACTGCACGCGCTGCGTGCGCTTCGGCCAGGAAATCGCCGGCGTGATGGAGCTCGGCATGAGCCACCGCGGCGAGCACGCCGAGATCGAAACCTTCGTGGGCCAGTCGGTCGACTCCGAGCTCTCGGGCAACATGATCGACATCTGCCCGGTCGGCGCGCTCACGAGCAAGCCCTTCCGCTACCAGGCCCGCACCTGGGAGCTCTCGCGCCGCAAGAGCGTGAGCCCGCACGATTCCACCGGCGCCAACCTCGTGGTGCAGGTCAAGAACCACCAGGTCATGCGCGTGGTGCCGCTCGAGAACGAAGCGGTCAACGAATGCTGGATCGCCGACCGCGACCGCTTCTCGTACGAAGCGCTCAACGGCCCCGACCGCCTCACCCAGCCCATGCTCAAGCAGGGTGGTGAATGGAAGACCGTCGACTGGCAGACCGCGCTCGAGTACGTGGGCGAAGGCCTGCGCCAGATCCAGGCCGAGCACGGCGCGAACGCCATCGGCCTGCTGGCCAGCCCGCACAGCACGCTCGAGGAACTGGCCCTGGCTGGCGCGCTGGTGCGCGGGCTGGGCAGTGCCAACATCGACAGCCGGCTGCGCGCGGCCGACTTCGGCAACGCCGCGCCCGCCCACAGCGCGCGCTGGCTGGGCCTGCCCATTGCCGAACTGTCCACGCTGCAGCGTGTGCTCGTGGTCGGCTCCAACCTGCGCAAGGACCACCCCCTGTTCGCACAGCGCCTGCGCCAGGCCGTGCGCCATGGCGCGCAACTGAGCGCACTGATCGCCGCCGAAGCCGACTGGGCCATCAAGCGCCGCCACACCCTGCTGGCCGACAGCCGCCAATGGGTGGGCGCGCTGGCCGGCATCGCCGCCTCCGTGGCCGCCGAGAAGGGCGTGAGCGCGCCCGTGGCCGCCGAGGTGAACGACACGCACCGCGCCATCGCGGCCTCGCTGCTGGGCGGCGAGCGCAAGGCGGTGCTGCTGGGCAACGCCGCCGCACACCACGAGAAGGCTTCCAGCCTGCTCGCGCTCGCGAACTTCATCGCCGAACACACCGGTGCCTCGGTGGGCTACCTCGGCGAGGCCGCCAACACCGTGGGCGCGCAACTCGCGGGCGCGCTGCCCGGTCAGGGTGGCCTCAACGCCGCGCAGATGCTCGGTGGCGCCGTCAAGGGCGCGCTGCTGCTCAACGTCGAAGCGCAAGATACCGCGCTGGGCCTCGACGGCCTGCAGAAGGCCGAGATGGTCGTCACGCTGAGCCCGTTCAAGACCAACCTCGAGGTGAGCGACGTGCTGCTGCCGATCGCGCCCTTCACCGAAACCTCGGGCAGCTTCGTCAACGCCGAAGGCCGTCTGCAGAGCTTCCACGCCGTGGTGCGCCCGCTGGGCGACACCCGACCGGGCTGGAAGGTGCTGCGCGTGCTGGGCAACCTCATGCGCCTGCCCGGCTTCGATGCCGATTCTTCGCAGGCCGTGCTCGCCAAGGCGCTGCCGGGCGTGGAGCAGGGCGCCCTGGTGCCCGCCGCGCGCCTGGACAACCGCAGCCAGGCCACCATCGACACCACGCCCGCGCAGACCGAACCGGTCGTGGCCAGCATCTACCAGCTCGACGCGCTCGTGCGCCGCGCGCCCGCGCTGCAGCTCACGGCCGATGCCCGTCGGGCGCGTGCCGAAGAAGGAGCCGCAGCGTGA
- the nuoH gene encoding NADH-quinone oxidoreductase subunit NuoH: MIDAMYNGGLGLINAPWWTGAAWPVLWALIKIVAVLAPLMGAVAYLTLWERKLLGWMQVRHGPNRVGPFGLLQPIADALKLLTKELIRPSAAANGLFRLGPIMAIMPALAAWVAIPFGPEAVLANVNAGLLVILAITSIEVYGVIIAGWASNSKYAFLGALRASAQMVSYEIAIGFCFLVVVMTAGSLNLAEIVASQNRGTGAGMGLNFLSWNWLPLLPIFIVYLISGVAETNRHPFDVVEGEAEIVAGHMVEYSGMGFAIFFLAEYASMWLVSILAVLMFLGGWLPPLDSDLFNWIPGWIWLGIKTFFVVSLFIWIRATFPRFRYDQIMRLGWKIFIPVTLVWLLLVGALMKSPWNIWH, from the coding sequence GTGATCGACGCCATGTACAACGGTGGCCTGGGCCTGATCAACGCGCCCTGGTGGACAGGCGCCGCCTGGCCCGTTCTCTGGGCCCTGATCAAGATCGTGGCCGTGCTTGCGCCGCTCATGGGCGCGGTGGCCTACCTCACGCTGTGGGAGCGCAAGCTGCTCGGCTGGATGCAGGTGCGCCACGGCCCCAACCGCGTGGGCCCCTTCGGCCTGCTGCAGCCCATCGCCGACGCGCTCAAGCTGCTCACCAAGGAACTGATCCGCCCGAGCGCGGCCGCCAATGGCCTGTTCCGCCTCGGTCCCATCATGGCCATCATGCCGGCGCTGGCCGCCTGGGTGGCGATTCCCTTCGGTCCCGAGGCCGTGCTCGCCAACGTCAACGCGGGCCTGCTGGTCATCCTGGCCATCACCTCGATCGAGGTCTACGGCGTGATCATCGCGGGCTGGGCCTCGAACTCGAAGTACGCTTTCCTGGGCGCGCTGCGCGCCTCGGCGCAGATGGTGAGCTACGAGATCGCGATCGGCTTCTGCTTCCTGGTGGTCGTGATGACCGCAGGCAGCCTGAACCTGGCCGAGATCGTGGCCTCGCAGAACCGCGGCACGGGCGCTGGCATGGGCCTGAACTTCCTGTCGTGGAACTGGCTGCCGCTGCTGCCCATCTTCATCGTCTACCTGATCTCGGGCGTGGCCGAAACCAACCGCCACCCCTTCGACGTGGTCGAAGGCGAGGCCGAGATCGTGGCCGGTCACATGGTCGAGTACTCGGGCATGGGCTTCGCCATCTTCTTCCTCGCCGAGTACGCGAGCATGTGGCTGGTGTCCATCCTGGCCGTGCTGATGTTCCTCGGCGGCTGGCTGCCCCCGCTCGACAGCGACCTCTTCAACTGGATCCCGGGCTGGATCTGGCTCGGCATCAAGACCTTCTTCGTGGTCTCGCTGTTCATCTGGATCCGCGCCACCTTCCCGCGCTTCCGCTACGACCAGATCATGCGTCTGGGCTGGAAGATCTTCATTCCCGTCACGCTGGTGTGGCTGCTGCTCGTGGGTGCGCTCATGAAGTCGCCCTGGAACATCTGGCACTGA
- the nuoI gene encoding NADH-quinone oxidoreductase subunit NuoI gives MSTSTTAVAPFSFRDFFKSFMLVELFKGMALTGRYALRRKVTVQFPEEKTPLSPRFRGLHALRRYDNGEERCIACKLCEAVCPAMAITIESDVRDDGTRRTTRYDIDLTKCIFCGFCEESCPVDSIVETHIFEYHGEKRGDLYFTKEMLLAVGDRYEPQIAAAKAADAPYR, from the coding sequence ATGTCCACCTCCACGACCGCCGTCGCGCCGTTCAGCTTCCGCGACTTTTTCAAGAGCTTCATGCTCGTCGAGCTCTTCAAGGGCATGGCCCTGACGGGCCGCTACGCCCTGCGCCGCAAGGTCACGGTGCAGTTCCCCGAAGAGAAGACGCCGCTGTCGCCGCGCTTCCGCGGCCTGCACGCGCTGCGCCGCTACGACAACGGCGAAGAGCGCTGCATCGCCTGCAAGCTCTGCGAAGCCGTGTGCCCGGCCATGGCCATCACCATCGAGAGCGATGTGCGCGATGACGGCACGCGCCGCACCACGCGCTACGACATCGACCTCACCAAGTGCATCTTCTGCGGCTTCTGCGAGGAAAGCTGCCCGGTCGACTCCATCGTGGAGACGCACATCTTCGAATACCACGGCGAAAAGCGCGGCGATCTCTACTTCACCAAAGAGATGCTGCTGGCCGTGGGCGACCGCTACGAACCGCAGATCGCCGCGGCGAAGGCGGCCGACGCCCCGTACCGCTGA
- a CDS encoding NADH-quinone oxidoreductase subunit J, giving the protein MDFTTGFFYLFAAALLFAGFRVVTARNAVHAVLYLMLAFSQAAALWLLLKAEFLGITLVLVYLGAVMVLFLFVVMMLDINIDALRRGFWSHFPLAALIGAVVAGELIAVLWVGFPSIANNAPAVSPTVSNTRELGKLLYSAYLYPIQVAGFILLVAMVAAIALTLRQRKDSKAINPGDQVHVRASDRLVVVPMAAVKTAAPTAPAATAEEGKKA; this is encoded by the coding sequence ATGGACTTCACGACCGGTTTCTTCTACCTGTTCGCGGCGGCGTTGCTGTTCGCGGGCTTTCGCGTGGTCACCGCGCGCAACGCGGTGCACGCCGTGCTCTACCTCATGCTCGCGTTCTCGCAGGCCGCGGCGCTCTGGCTGTTGCTCAAGGCCGAGTTCCTGGGCATCACCCTGGTGCTCGTGTACCTGGGCGCGGTGATGGTGCTGTTCCTGTTCGTCGTGATGATGCTCGACATCAACATCGACGCGCTGCGCCGCGGCTTCTGGAGCCACTTCCCGCTCGCGGCCCTGATCGGCGCCGTGGTGGCGGGCGAGCTCATCGCCGTGCTGTGGGTGGGCTTCCCGAGCATCGCGAACAACGCGCCCGCGGTCTCGCCCACGGTGTCCAACACGCGCGAGCTCGGCAAGCTGCTCTACAGCGCTTACCTCTATCCCATCCAGGTCGCGGGCTTCATCCTGCTCGTGGCCATGGTCGCGGCCATCGCGCTCACCCTGCGCCAGCGCAAGGACAGCAAGGCCATCAACCCGGGCGACCAGGTGCACGTGCGCGCCAGCGACCGCCTGGTGGTGGTGCCCATGGCGGCCGTGAAAACCGCCGCCCCGACCGCTCCCGCCGCCACCGCCGAGGAGGGCAAGAAGGCATGA